In the genome of Aridibaculum aurantiacum, one region contains:
- the crtD gene encoding 1-hydroxycarotenoid 3,4-desaturase CrtD, which translates to MSHPKAVIIGAGVAGLAAATRLSIQGFHVTVYEKNSHPGGKLHAFEKEGFHFDAGPSLFTQPANVEELFAVANEPIEQYLQYEKVPVACKYFYPNGTIVNAYTDAAAFAEELHTKLGEEPSRVLDYLQQSENLYNKIGDIFLNTSLHKRKMLLAAPIGKALAATRRKHILQSLHQLNKDHFKQPATVQLFDRFATYNGSNPYKAPGMLSLIPHLEQNEGTFYPKGGMISITNALYKLALKQGVQFYFDSPVERIISHEQRVHGVVVNGENIKADLVVSNGDAYFTYKHLLKDEYEARKILKQERSSSAIIFYWGMNKQFPQLHLHNIFFSKDYAEEFTRLFNQKTLSADPTVYINITSKMEAAHAPAGGENWFVMVNAPANVGQDWQALKQYAKQAILSKLSAMLGEDIEPYIAVEETLDPVKIEAQTQSYMGSLYGTSSNSKMAAFLRHPNFTSKIKGLYFAGGSVHPGGGIPLCLKSAAIVSKIIEADKKKLLHH; encoded by the coding sequence ATGTCACATCCTAAAGCAGTCATTATAGGTGCAGGTGTTGCAGGTTTAGCGGCTGCTACCAGGCTGTCCATTCAAGGTTTCCATGTTACGGTTTATGAAAAGAATAGCCATCCCGGTGGCAAGCTCCATGCTTTCGAAAAAGAAGGTTTTCATTTCGATGCCGGTCCGAGTTTGTTTACGCAGCCGGCCAATGTAGAAGAACTTTTTGCTGTAGCCAATGAGCCAATTGAGCAGTACCTGCAGTATGAAAAAGTGCCGGTAGCTTGCAAATATTTTTACCCTAATGGCACCATTGTAAATGCATATACAGATGCCGCTGCATTTGCTGAAGAGCTGCATACCAAACTTGGTGAAGAGCCTTCGCGAGTGCTGGATTACTTGCAGCAATCAGAAAATCTTTACAACAAGATTGGTGACATTTTTTTAAACACCAGCCTGCACAAGCGTAAGATGTTGCTGGCTGCTCCTATAGGTAAAGCACTGGCTGCTACACGACGCAAGCACATACTGCAGTCGCTTCACCAGTTGAATAAAGATCATTTTAAGCAACCCGCCACAGTTCAATTGTTCGACAGGTTTGCCACGTACAATGGAAGCAATCCATACAAGGCGCCTGGCATGCTCAGCCTGATACCGCACCTGGAGCAAAATGAAGGCACCTTCTATCCTAAGGGCGGCATGATAAGCATTACAAATGCACTGTATAAACTGGCGCTAAAGCAGGGAGTACAGTTTTATTTTGATTCACCTGTTGAGCGTATTATTTCGCACGAGCAACGGGTGCATGGCGTGGTAGTAAATGGGGAAAATATAAAAGCTGACCTGGTAGTAAGTAATGGCGATGCATATTTTACCTATAAGCACCTGCTGAAAGATGAATATGAAGCACGCAAAATACTGAAGCAGGAACGCAGTAGTAGCGCCATCATTTTTTACTGGGGCATGAATAAACAATTTCCGCAACTCCATTTGCACAATATATTTTTCAGTAAAGATTATGCAGAAGAGTTCACGCGATTGTTTAACCAAAAAACGCTCTCTGCTGATCCTACTGTTTATATCAACATCACTTCTAAAATGGAGGCGGCGCATGCACCTGCAGGAGGTGAAAATTGGTTTGTGATGGTGAATGCTCCTGCCAATGTAGGCCAGGATTGGCAAGCACTGAAGCAGTATGCAAAGCAGGCAATTCTATCTAAACTGTCAGCCATGTTAGGCGAAGACATAGAGCCATATATAGCTGTTGAAGAAACTTTAGATCCTGTAAAAATAGAGGCACAAACGCAGTCGTATATGGGCTCATTATATGGAACCAGCAGCAATTCAAAAATGGCTGCTTTTCTGCGTCATCCGAATTTTACGTCAAAGATCAAAGGCTTGTATTTTGCTGGTGGAAGTGTACATCCTGGTGGTGGTATCCCTTTATGTTTGAAAAGCGCTGCTATAGTAAGTAAGATTATTGAGGCCGATAAGAAGAAACTCCTGCATCACTAA
- a CDS encoding phytoene/squalene synthase family protein encodes MMQLFYDVSHQCSKITTERYSTSFASAIKLLHKDLRTPIYNIYGFVRFADEIVDTFHAHDKEALLQQFKKETYDAITRGISLNPILHSFQETVNEYKIQHNLIDAFFYSMELDLNKKKYDRTEYDSYIYGSAEVVGLMCLYIFCEGDQKHFDELQPYAKKLGAAFQKVNFLRDLKADCEDLNRMYFPGCDFNNFSEEAKQQIEEDIQNDFDEAYKGILQLPVKARFGVYVAYKYYLSLFRKIKRTQARRIKDERIRIPNYGKVVIVAKAGLRSQLNIL; translated from the coding sequence ATGATGCAATTGTTTTACGACGTAAGCCACCAGTGCAGTAAAATAACTACAGAGAGGTACAGTACTTCTTTTGCTTCGGCTATTAAATTACTACACAAAGACCTGCGAACGCCCATCTATAACATATACGGGTTTGTACGGTTTGCAGATGAGATTGTAGATACTTTTCATGCGCATGATAAAGAAGCATTGCTGCAGCAGTTCAAGAAGGAGACATACGATGCTATAACAAGGGGTATCAGCCTGAACCCTATCCTTCACAGCTTCCAGGAAACAGTGAACGAATACAAGATCCAGCACAACTTAATTGATGCTTTCTTTTACAGCATGGAGTTGGATCTGAATAAAAAGAAGTACGACAGAACCGAATACGATAGCTATATATATGGCAGTGCAGAAGTGGTGGGATTGATGTGCCTGTACATATTTTGCGAAGGCGACCAAAAGCATTTTGATGAATTGCAGCCGTATGCAAAAAAGCTGGGTGCTGCATTTCAGAAAGTAAACTTCCTGCGCGATCTGAAAGCAGATTGTGAAGACCTGAACAGGATGTATTTTCCTGGCTGCGATTTCAATAATTTTTCGGAAGAAGCCAAACAGCAAATAGAAGAAGATATACAAAACGATTTTGATGAAGCTTATAAAGGCATTTTACAATTACCTGTAAAAGCGCGCTTTGGAGTGTATGTAGCTTACAAGTATTACCTGTCTCTTTTCAGAAAAATAAAGCGCACACAAGCCCGCCGGATAAAGGATGAGCGAATAAGAATTCCTAACTACGGAAAAGTGGTAATAGTAGCCAAGGCAGGATTACGCAGCCAACTTAATATCCTGTAG
- the idi gene encoding isopentenyl-diphosphate Delta-isomerase: MEEVILVNGNDEPIGTMEKMEAHFKAELHRAFSVFLFNERGEMLLQQRAKAKYHSGGLWTNACCSHPRPGETTDSAALRRLQEEMGINTSIKKIFDFTYKASFDNGLTEHEYDHVYAGNFTGKIEPNKDEVQDFCFKSMEEIETSLQSHPHKYTAWFHIAFPKVFDWWRTQKDALL; encoded by the coding sequence ATGGAAGAAGTGATACTCGTGAACGGGAATGATGAGCCGATTGGTACTATGGAAAAAATGGAAGCCCATTTTAAAGCAGAACTACACCGCGCATTCAGTGTTTTTTTATTCAACGAACGTGGCGAAATGCTACTGCAACAGCGTGCTAAAGCTAAATACCATAGCGGTGGTTTGTGGACGAATGCCTGCTGTAGTCACCCACGTCCAGGCGAAACAACAGATAGTGCAGCACTGCGCCGCCTGCAGGAAGAAATGGGCATCAATACTTCCATTAAAAAGATATTCGACTTCACATACAAAGCATCCTTTGATAACGGTTTAACTGAGCATGAGTACGATCACGTTTATGCCGGAAATTTTACAGGTAAAATAGAACCTAACAAAGATGAAGTGCAGGATTTCTGCTTTAAGTCGATGGAAGAAATTGAGACCTCATTGCAGTCGCATCCGCATAAGTATACCGCGTGGTTCCATATCGCTTTCCCTAAAGTATTTGATTGGTGGCGCACCCAAAAGGACGCCCTTCTTTAA
- a CDS encoding beta-carotene hydroxylase, giving the protein MNWIVYILITLGTFCFMEFVAWATHKYVMHKWLWFLHEDHHVKSPGFFEKNDAFFLIFAIPSWLCIMLGSMNEKYWVVSIGAGIALYGLAYFIVHDIIIHQRFKLFTRSNNRFVKAVRWAHKMHHKHLGKEDGESFGMLIVARKYWQKVKNDEQRVRAFKSSSR; this is encoded by the coding sequence ATGAACTGGATAGTATACATATTGATAACGCTTGGTACATTCTGCTTCATGGAATTTGTAGCATGGGCAACGCATAAATATGTAATGCATAAATGGCTGTGGTTTCTTCACGAAGACCATCATGTAAAAAGCCCGGGCTTCTTCGAAAAAAATGATGCATTCTTTCTCATCTTCGCAATTCCCAGTTGGTTATGTATTATGCTTGGCAGCATGAATGAAAAGTACTGGGTAGTGTCTATTGGTGCGGGCATCGCATTGTATGGACTTGCATATTTCATAGTGCACGACATCATCATTCACCAGCGGTTCAAGTTATTTACCCGTAGTAACAATAGATTTGTGAAGGCAGTACGGTGGGCGCACAAAATGCATCATAAGCATTTAGGAAAAGAAGACGGAGAAAGTTTTGGAATGCTTATTGTTGCACGCAAGTACTGGCAAAAGGTAAAAAACGATGAGCAAAGGGTTCGAGCATTCAAATCTTCTTCGCGGTAA
- a CDS encoding carotenoid biosynthesis protein — MSFNIPSFNKAGIATFIALLFHVSGCIGMFTIHREWFIENTTLNLLLMFGLIIWTHGQLNMRFLLFMVLCFVVGMTTEMIGVHTGFLFGQYAYGTVMGPKLLDVPYLIGINWFVVMYCSGMAVTKLHEWIEQKYVTAGSMLSDNIKKLSIIIDGALLATLFDYVMEPVAVKLGFWTWLGDGSIPFLNYLCWFIISTGLLYVFTRSGFQRHNQFAVHLLIIQLLFFGTLRTFL; from the coding sequence ATGTCATTCAACATCCCATCATTCAACAAGGCAGGAATAGCAACCTTCATTGCACTGCTTTTTCATGTAAGCGGATGCATAGGCATGTTTACTATTCACCGCGAATGGTTCATTGAAAACACCACCCTGAATTTGCTGCTCATGTTTGGTTTGATAATATGGACGCACGGCCAGCTGAACATGCGTTTTCTCCTTTTTATGGTTTTGTGCTTTGTGGTAGGAATGACAACCGAAATGATTGGTGTGCACACCGGCTTCCTGTTTGGCCAATATGCATATGGCACGGTGATGGGGCCAAAACTTTTAGATGTTCCTTACCTGATAGGCATCAATTGGTTCGTGGTGATGTATTGTTCGGGTATGGCTGTAACAAAGCTACATGAATGGATAGAGCAGAAATATGTAACTGCAGGAAGTATGTTATCTGATAATATCAAGAAGCTTTCCATCATCATAGATGGTGCGCTTTTAGCAACCTTGTTTGATTATGTGATGGAGCCGGTAGCAGTAAAGCTAGGCTTCTGGACCTGGCTGGGCGATGGCTCGATCCCGTTTTTAAACTACCTGTGTTGGTTTATTATCAGTACAGGTTTATTGTATGTTTTTACGAGGTCGGGCTTCCAAAGGCACAACCAATTCGCTGTACATTTGTTAATCATTCAGCTTTTGTTTTTTGGCACATTACGCACCTTTTTATGA